The Jaculus jaculus isolate mJacJac1 chromosome 3, mJacJac1.mat.Y.cur, whole genome shotgun sequence genome includes the window TACGCGGACGGCTGGGCCCAGGCCAGCGCGCAGTGGCGGGAGCGCGGCGCCGGGGACGCGGCGTGGGGTCCGGGATCGCCGGCCGGTGCCCGGGACGCGCCCCCGGGCTTCGGCGACCTGCACGCCGTGGCGCTCCTGGCCTACACGGCCAACAGCCCCCTGCACCGGGCCTTCAACGCGGCGGTGCGCGACGCCGGCCGCTCCCGGGAGCACTACCTCCGCCGCTTCCCCTTCAAGAGCCTGCACTTCCTGCTCACCGAGGCCCTGCAGCTGCTCGCGGCCCGGCGCGCGCCCCGCTGCCGCCAGGTGTACCGGGGGGTGCACGGCCTGCGCTTCCGGCCGCCGGGGCCCGGCGCCACCGTGAGGCTGGGGGGCTTTGCCTCGGCGTCCCTGCGGAACGCGGCGGCGCAGCAGTTCGGCGAGGACACCTTCTTCGGGATCTGGACGTGCCTGGGGGCGCCCATCCAAGGTTACTCCTTCTTCCCCGGCGAGGAGGAGGTGCTCATCCCGCCCTTCGAGACGTTCCAGGTGGTGAACGCCAGCCGCGCCGGCCAGGGCCCCGCGCGCATCTACCTGCGCGCCCTGGGCAAGAGCAGCACGTACAACTGCGAGTACGTCAAAGGTGAGCGGCGGGCCCTCGTGCAGGGGGCCGACGTCCTGCAGCAAACATTCCTCACCCCCCCACCAAGGAAGTCAGACAGAAACACTAAAGCAAACGCAAGCTGCGCCATGGAGGCCCTCGCCTGTCGTCTCGATGCTTGCGCagcggagacaggagaatttccatgaggcCCGCCTGGGCTCCGATCAAAACCCGCAGATGgataggcgtggtggcgcaagcctttaagcccagcactcgggaggcagaggtaggaggatcgccatgagttcaaggccaccctgattccaggtcagcctgggccagagtgagaccctacctcgaaaaaccaaagcaaagcaaaccaaaccaaaccaaaaaaacaaaaaacaaaacaaaacaaaacaaaaaacccaccacaaATGGATacgcgtagtggtgcacacctttaatcccagcactctggaggcagaagtaggaggatcgccgtgagtttgaggacaccctgagactacagagtgaattccaggtcagcctgggctagtgtgagaccctacttcga containing:
- the Art1 gene encoding GPI-linked NAD(P)(+)--arginine ADP-ribosyltransferase 1; the encoded protein is MQIPATMSLLLVSVGLRAILQVQSHSIIFSQETPLDMAPASFDDQYAGCAAAMRAALPDLNRTEFEANKVYADGWAQASAQWRERGAGDAAWGPGSPAGARDAPPGFGDLHAVALLAYTANSPLHRAFNAAVRDAGRSREHYLRRFPFKSLHFLLTEALQLLAARRAPRCRQVYRGVHGLRFRPPGPGATVRLGGFASASLRNAAAQQFGEDTFFGIWTCLGAPIQGYSFFPGEEEVLIPPFETFQVVNASRAGQGPARIYLRALGKSSTYNCEYVKDKCRSGPCPLDSSAPGQGSLSTVCCLLPMLWLLVLGALL